Proteins from one Malaya genurostris strain Urasoe2022 chromosome 2, Malgen_1.1, whole genome shotgun sequence genomic window:
- the LOC131428286 gene encoding oocyte zinc finger protein XlCOF26-like isoform X2 gives MDPICRLCMEVSNLSQSLADKTILSMVEDCIQIKLDMANDLLPIEICDDCYHTIKDFSEFKENCHDIQGMLLKEIKKSRRDEDLETDADSLLELFDGDIRYSDVEYIDENLFDDINTDNLLKDIENNNVIINDNTKDTESCTDSTDSLKSEKKKKPKRCYKNEYIGALITCEICGKIVHKTLIPGHINMHNGVKPYTCPRDGCKSSFHCKHKLKRHIGYKHSGGSFSCEKCEKIFNSHLALYHHRFASHQERDKTCQSCGKQFRTTHGLNRHMRTHNEERKFKCSYCTLTFVKESSRDTHHLTHTKERPYICPKCSADYSNRRLLVNHIKRKHPGFDQILPDIPTTISEKEQHGMEAICEQ, from the exons ATGGATCCAATCTGTAGATTATGTATGGAGGTTAGCAATTTGAGTCAATCTTTGGCTGATAAAACAATCCTCTCAATGGTGGAAGATTGCATCCAGATAAAG TTGGACATGGCCAATGACCTGCTACCGATCGAAATTTGCGACGACTGTTATCACACAATCAAAGATTTTTCCGAGTTTAAAGAAAACTGCCATGACATACAAGGAATGCTTTTGAAAGAGATTAAGAAAAGCAGGCGAGATGAAGATTTGGAAACGGATGCTGACTCTCTGCTTGAGCTGTTTGACGGCGACATTCGGTACTCTGATGTGGAGTACATCGATGAAAACTTGTTTGATGACATAAATACCGATAATCTGTTGAAGGACATTGAAAATAACAATGTAATAATAAATGATAACACGAAGGATACGGAATCGTGTACGGATTCAACAGACTCACTCAAATccgagaaaaagaaaaaaccCAAACGATGTTACAAAAATGAATACATTGGGGCACTGATAACATGTGAGATCTGCGGTAAAATAGTGCACAAAACGTTGATACCAGGCCATATAAACATGCATAATG GAGTAAAACCTTACACTTGTCCAAGAGACGGATGCAAGTCATCATTTCATTGTAAGCACAAGTTAAAGCGTCATATTGGCTACAAGCACTCGGGCGGAAGCTTTTCATGCGAAAAATGTGAGAAGATTTTCAACTCGCATTTGGCACTGTATCATCACAGATTTGCATCCCATCAAGAGCGAGACAAAACGTGCCAAAGTTGTGGAAAACAGTTCAGGACTAC TCACGGCCTGAATCGCCACATGCGGACACACAACGAAGAGCGCAAATTTAAATGTTCTTACTGTACACTAACTTTCGTCAAAGAATCGTCCCGTGACACACACCATTTGACGCACACCAAGGAGCGACCTTACATTTGTCCCAAATGTAGCGCAGACTACAGCAATCGAAGACTGCTGGTAAATCACATCAAACGGAAACATCCTGGATTCGACCAAATACTGCCGGATATTCCAACGACCATCAGCGAAAAGGAGCAACATGGCATGGAAGCAATTTGCGAACAGTGA
- the LOC131428286 gene encoding oocyte zinc finger protein XlCOF26-like isoform X1, which translates to MGVHLYLIEMDPICRLCMEVSNLSQSLADKTILSMVEDCIQIKLDMANDLLPIEICDDCYHTIKDFSEFKENCHDIQGMLLKEIKKSRRDEDLETDADSLLELFDGDIRYSDVEYIDENLFDDINTDNLLKDIENNNVIINDNTKDTESCTDSTDSLKSEKKKKPKRCYKNEYIGALITCEICGKIVHKTLIPGHINMHNGVKPYTCPRDGCKSSFHCKHKLKRHIGYKHSGGSFSCEKCEKIFNSHLALYHHRFASHQERDKTCQSCGKQFRTTHGLNRHMRTHNEERKFKCSYCTLTFVKESSRDTHHLTHTKERPYICPKCSADYSNRRLLVNHIKRKHPGFDQILPDIPTTISEKEQHGMEAICEQ; encoded by the exons TTCATCTGTATCTTATCGAAATGGATCCAATCTGTAGATTATGTATGGAGGTTAGCAATTTGAGTCAATCTTTGGCTGATAAAACAATCCTCTCAATGGTGGAAGATTGCATCCAGATAAAG TTGGACATGGCCAATGACCTGCTACCGATCGAAATTTGCGACGACTGTTATCACACAATCAAAGATTTTTCCGAGTTTAAAGAAAACTGCCATGACATACAAGGAATGCTTTTGAAAGAGATTAAGAAAAGCAGGCGAGATGAAGATTTGGAAACGGATGCTGACTCTCTGCTTGAGCTGTTTGACGGCGACATTCGGTACTCTGATGTGGAGTACATCGATGAAAACTTGTTTGATGACATAAATACCGATAATCTGTTGAAGGACATTGAAAATAACAATGTAATAATAAATGATAACACGAAGGATACGGAATCGTGTACGGATTCAACAGACTCACTCAAATccgagaaaaagaaaaaaccCAAACGATGTTACAAAAATGAATACATTGGGGCACTGATAACATGTGAGATCTGCGGTAAAATAGTGCACAAAACGTTGATACCAGGCCATATAAACATGCATAATG GAGTAAAACCTTACACTTGTCCAAGAGACGGATGCAAGTCATCATTTCATTGTAAGCACAAGTTAAAGCGTCATATTGGCTACAAGCACTCGGGCGGAAGCTTTTCATGCGAAAAATGTGAGAAGATTTTCAACTCGCATTTGGCACTGTATCATCACAGATTTGCATCCCATCAAGAGCGAGACAAAACGTGCCAAAGTTGTGGAAAACAGTTCAGGACTAC TCACGGCCTGAATCGCCACATGCGGACACACAACGAAGAGCGCAAATTTAAATGTTCTTACTGTACACTAACTTTCGTCAAAGAATCGTCCCGTGACACACACCATTTGACGCACACCAAGGAGCGACCTTACATTTGTCCCAAATGTAGCGCAGACTACAGCAATCGAAGACTGCTGGTAAATCACATCAAACGGAAACATCCTGGATTCGACCAAATACTGCCGGATATTCCAACGACCATCAGCGAAAAGGAGCAACATGGCATGGAAGCAATTTGCGAACAGTGA